The DNA segment TTCAGTGTTTCTTGCTTTAACATAGAGGGGAATAAAACAGATTATTTGTCAATTAAAAACATAAAAAGGAAAACACTCAAGTGTTCTCCTTTTTTGATCCGGAAGTTAATTCCTTATTGTATTTAATTTATCTGGTAGCCCTTAACAGTCGTTTTTCATTTTGATATCGCAGATTCAGGGCTTTCAGCTGATCGCTCTTCATTTTTTTGGTAGCAAGCGGATGATTGAGAATCAATCTTTTTTCGGTATTGTATTTTTTATCCAGCTCTCTCGCCTTATTGTTGTACATCTCACTTCTTGAAGGGTGAGGCGGCGCAGGAGGACGTGGCGGATGTTTCTGTGCAAAAGCTTCTGCAGATAAACCCAAAAACAAAAGTGTGGTAATTAAAAACTTTTTCATGACTTTTTATTTTTGAATGATTGAACTTTAGCTCGCATATCATTCTGGTTTATCAAATATTTGCATATATCATACCACAATTAAATAGCAATTCCAAATTACTTTTTATTGTAAGAAACTCTCCATACAATTCCGCTTACATCATCCGCAACAAGTAAGGAACCATCGGCAATCTGCAGTACGCCTACCGGTCTTCCGTATACATCGCCTTTGGCTTCATTGGCAATAAATCCGGTAAGAAATGGCTGATACGGAGCTGAAGCTTTACCATTAGCAAAAGGAACGAATGCTACCTGATAACCGACCAGTGAAGACCGGTTCCAAGATCCATGCTGACCGATAAAAGCTCCGTTTTTATATTTCTCCGGAAACTGATTTCCAGTATAGAATGTTAATCCTAATGATGCGGTGTGACTTCCCAGCGGAACATCCGGAACAATAGTTTTTGCAACCAGATCAGGCTTTTCTCCTTTTCTCCTCGGGTCTTCATTTTTACCGAAATAAGCATAAGGCCAGCCATAAAAGGCATTCTGCTTTACACTGGTCAGATAATCCGGAACCAGCTCGTCCCCAAGCTCATCGCGCTCATTGACAACTGTCCACAGTTCACCGGTAACAGGGTTCCAGCTCATGCCTACGGGATTTCTTAAACCCGCAGCATAAATTTTTTCTCCCGTTCCATCAGGATTGACTTCAAGAATGTTGGCTCTCCGTACTTCATTTTCCATTCCGTTTTCGCCAATGTTACTTCCTGAACCTACGCTGATGTAAATTTTAGACTGGTCTTTATTGGCAATTAAATTCCTGGTCCAGTGATTATTGTATCCTCCTGCAGGAAGGTTGACGATCTTTTTACCAGGCTGGGTAATTTTTGTATCTCCAGACTTATAAGGATATACCCAAAGTCCGTCGGTATTGGCTACGTAAAATTTATCTTTAATGATAAGCATTCCGTAAGGCTGATTGAGCTTATCAAGAAATACGGAAGACGATTCGGGAATGCCATCCTTATTGGTATCACGATACAGGATGATCCTGTTGGCCGATTTGCCTCCGACCTCAGCATCACTTTTTCCGCTGATGTCATTTTTTATTTTTTCCGTTGTGGAACGTTCTGAATTGGAAAGGACAACAAAAATATCACCGTTTTCAGCCTGAATCATATTTCTCGGGCTTTTTATATTATCAGCAAAACGCGTCACAGTAAATCCTTCCGGTGCAACAGGAGTTTTTCCCTGCGGCCACCCGATGACATTGCTGAATTTATTTTTGGAGTTTTTCTCGTCGGGAGCGGGTAACTTCAATGTATCTGTTTCCGTGACAACCTCTTTTTCGATTGCTGTACTCTCCTTTTTATTTTCTTTACAGCTGAAAAAGATCAGCGCAAAAGCTGGTAGAAGATAATTTTTCATAGATTTTAGTGATTATGGTTGGTAACAGACTTGCAAAAACTATTCCTTAAGAATCAGCAGTTTTTCTGATGTTTAAGAATTTATTATTATAGAATGTTTAGGCTTGTCATGTATTTTTATACTAGAATTAAAGCTGTTTAAACTATTTTAAATTTAACCACAAAAGAGGCAAAAGGCTATTTTAA comes from the Chryseobacterium nepalense genome and includes:
- a CDS encoding PQQ-dependent sugar dehydrogenase, producing the protein MKNYLLPAFALIFFSCKENKKESTAIEKEVVTETDTLKLPAPDEKNSKNKFSNVIGWPQGKTPVAPEGFTVTRFADNIKSPRNMIQAENGDIFVVLSNSERSTTEKIKNDISGKSDAEVGGKSANRIILYRDTNKDGIPESSSVFLDKLNQPYGMLIIKDKFYVANTDGLWVYPYKSGDTKITQPGKKIVNLPAGGYNNHWTRNLIANKDQSKIYISVGSGSNIGENGMENEVRRANILEVNPDGTGEKIYAAGLRNPVGMSWNPVTGELWTVVNERDELGDELVPDYLTSVKQNAFYGWPYAYFGKNEDPRRKGEKPDLVAKTIVPDVPLGSHTASLGLTFYTGNQFPEKYKNGAFIGQHGSWNRSSLVGYQVAFVPFANGKASAPYQPFLTGFIANEAKGDVYGRPVGVLQIADGSLLVADDVSGIVWRVSYNKK